One window of Robiginitalea biformata HTCC2501 genomic DNA carries:
- a CDS encoding PorP/SprF family type IX secretion system membrane protein: protein MKRIVMFVLVLCTAGPLARAQEENPILAYEVPAQNLLKYNRFLINPTFSTVREDKSYINLLHRNQSVSFDDNNQMYFLSYSGRIGDRSGLGLSLYTQREGTLSNYGVLANYAYGVKLSDKSNFTFGANLSYYSSGFDESLANPVEDDPFLSGFQNSSLLTFQPGFNISYGPFDLGVYAENLIDYNLKTSDFITEFKDKTFSGHLQYTHQFPAATGIFEEGRLMPLARVRKVGKDETVLGGNLILDLPKLGWLQGGYDSFYGASAGIGFNINRRLSIGYTMEKGLSDTQDNLGLTHEISFAYSFTPNLTEDRVMLENGYRDSLADADDDAIEVTDKDVEIAELKRRLAENDAILAELMFRQDSLENSRQRELEQRFEMVMRMVRQETGGERPDLEDKARQVYFVNNDATTTGRDSSNIPFGINTEDQPGNNALAASADTARKEETARAAETARRARAEKAIARDRDRTAVADAGEPAKGQTANAATQPEASRVKSRRFRDLQGVQDGYYVVANVYKGTTYLDKFINRLEADGIGADYIDNPNNGLKYVYLTRYDNWEDAARAVNSKVDGRYQGDLWVMQVANRFSNEAYAANSRRIEEKSDQYESDVLQKNVVERDKTSAGEIAGEALMGQGGTEFYLIANVFANPGNANRFVRYLNSLGLSASYFINPDNNYRYVYLKRHENWNSALISYYSKINNTYGDKMWIMRVRPNQIA from the coding sequence ATGAAACGCATAGTAATGTTTGTACTGGTGTTGTGCACTGCAGGCCCCCTGGCCCGCGCCCAGGAGGAGAACCCGATCCTCGCCTACGAAGTGCCGGCCCAGAACCTGTTGAAGTACAACCGGTTTTTGATCAACCCCACCTTTTCCACGGTGCGGGAGGACAAGTCCTACATTAACTTGCTTCATAGAAACCAGTCGGTATCTTTTGACGATAACAACCAGATGTACTTCCTGAGCTACAGCGGTCGGATCGGGGACCGCTCGGGCCTGGGATTGAGCCTGTATACGCAGCGGGAAGGGACCCTGAGCAATTACGGGGTACTCGCCAACTACGCCTACGGGGTGAAGCTCAGCGACAAAAGCAATTTTACCTTTGGAGCCAACCTCTCGTATTACAGCAGCGGTTTTGACGAAAGCCTGGCAAACCCTGTGGAAGACGACCCCTTCCTGAGCGGTTTTCAGAACAGTTCCCTGCTGACGTTTCAGCCGGGTTTCAACATTTCCTACGGCCCCTTTGACCTTGGGGTGTACGCGGAGAACCTGATTGATTACAATTTGAAGACAAGTGACTTCATAACCGAATTCAAGGATAAAACCTTCTCGGGCCACCTGCAATATACCCACCAATTCCCGGCTGCAACGGGGATTTTTGAAGAAGGTCGCCTGATGCCCCTGGCGCGGGTCCGGAAGGTTGGAAAAGACGAAACCGTCCTGGGGGGAAACCTGATCCTTGACCTGCCCAAACTGGGTTGGCTGCAGGGGGGTTACGACAGTTTTTACGGTGCCTCAGCCGGGATCGGATTCAACATCAACCGGAGGCTTTCCATCGGATACACCATGGAAAAAGGTCTTTCGGACACGCAGGACAACCTGGGGCTTACCCACGAGATCTCCTTTGCCTATTCCTTTACGCCCAACCTGACCGAAGACCGGGTGATGCTGGAAAACGGATATAGGGATTCCCTGGCAGATGCAGATGACGACGCCATAGAAGTAACCGACAAGGACGTCGAAATCGCAGAACTTAAAAGGCGGTTAGCCGAAAACGATGCAATCCTTGCCGAATTGATGTTCCGTCAGGATTCCCTTGAAAACAGCCGCCAGCGCGAACTGGAACAGCGGTTTGAGATGGTGATGCGCATGGTGCGGCAGGAAACCGGCGGGGAACGCCCCGACCTGGAAGACAAGGCGCGTCAGGTGTATTTCGTCAACAACGACGCCACGACAACCGGCCGGGACTCAAGCAACATACCTTTCGGTATTAACACTGAAGACCAACCGGGCAACAACGCCCTGGCCGCCTCCGCAGATACTGCGCGCAAAGAAGAAACCGCACGGGCTGCAGAAACTGCCCGCAGGGCACGCGCTGAAAAAGCCATCGCCCGCGACCGGGACCGGACAGCGGTTGCCGATGCCGGGGAGCCGGCCAAAGGCCAGACAGCAAATGCTGCCACCCAACCGGAAGCCTCCCGGGTTAAAAGCCGGAGATTCCGCGACCTGCAGGGTGTACAGGACGGCTACTATGTGGTAGCCAACGTCTACAAGGGCACCACTTATTTGGACAAGTTTATCAATCGCCTGGAAGCCGACGGTATCGGCGCAGACTATATCGATAACCCGAACAACGGCCTGAAATACGTATACCTCACCCGGTATGACAACTGGGAAGATGCCGCCCGGGCCGTAAACTCCAAAGTGGACGGCCGCTACCAGGGCGACCTCTGGGTCATGCAGGTAGCCAACCGATTCAGCAACGAAGCTTATGCCGCCAATTCACGCCGCATTGAAGAAAAATCCGATCAGTATGAAAGTGATGTGCTGCAGAAGAACGTGGTGGAACGCGACAAGACCTCCGCAGGCGAAATAGCCGGAGAGGCCTTGATGGGCCAGGGGGGTACTGAATTCTACCTGATTGCCAACGTCTTTGCCAACCCCGGGAATGCCAACCGCTTTGTACGCTACCTGAATTCCCTGGGGCTCAGTGCCAGTTATTTTATCAACCCGGATAATAACTATCGGTATGTTTACCTGAAGCGGCACGAAAACTGGAACAGCGCACTGATCTCCTACTACTCAAAAATCAACAACACGTACGGCGACAAAATGTGGATCATGCGTGTGAGACCCAACCAGATCGCCTAG